One genomic region from Cellulosilyticum sp. I15G10I2 encodes:
- a CDS encoding DeoR/GlpR family DNA-binding transcription regulator, translating to MIPAERETYILEHLRGNGVVKIEELAKALSVTPMTIRRDLEKLEKQGLAFRSHGGAVLKNPLQKEQHYEEKKMNNYYKKQQIAKAAAQLVKDGDTILLDIGTTTYELALLLKTKKDLAVVTNDLKIALELYPTELKVMLTGGQIQKETAGALGAVTENFISNISVDIAFIGISSINNNWMLCTPTFEKAALKNKMIACASKSVLLADESKFHKEAFVKICPLDKVDMLITSKGFTKEESSKLKKMAIEVIDVSGY from the coding sequence ATGATTCCTGCCGAAAGAGAAACATATATTCTTGAACACCTTAGAGGAAACGGTGTCGTCAAAATAGAAGAACTCGCTAAAGCCTTAAGTGTTACGCCAATGACGATCCGAAGAGATTTAGAAAAGCTTGAAAAACAAGGCTTAGCCTTTAGAAGCCATGGAGGTGCAGTACTTAAAAACCCCTTACAAAAAGAGCAGCATTATGAAGAGAAAAAAATGAATAATTATTATAAAAAACAACAAATTGCAAAGGCTGCTGCCCAGTTAGTTAAAGATGGTGATACCATTTTATTAGATATCGGAACAACAACCTATGAACTTGCCCTTTTATTAAAAACAAAAAAAGACCTAGCCGTAGTTACAAATGACTTGAAAATCGCATTAGAATTGTATCCTACAGAACTAAAAGTCATGTTAACAGGGGGGCAAATCCAAAAAGAAACAGCTGGTGCCCTTGGCGCTGTAACCGAAAACTTTATTTCAAATATTAGTGTAGATATAGCCTTTATTGGTATATCCTCGATTAATAACAATTGGATGCTCTGTACCCCAACATTCGAAAAGGCTGCCCTAAAAAATAAGATGATTGCTTGTGCATCAAAGTCTGTCTTGCTGGCGGATGAAAGTAAATTTCATAAGGAAGCATTTGTTAAAATTTGTCCTTTAGATAAAGTGGATATGCTAATAACAAGTAAGGGCTTTACTAAGGAAGAAAGCAGCAAGCTTAAAAAAATGGCTATAGAGGTTATTGATGTTTCAGGTTATTGA
- a CDS encoding PAS domain-containing protein, whose amino-acid sequence MKRDITYKTIDGRGEHESFRDCVTKAIEDLKPGEGIHVIKDFEPFPMYKMMEAKGFDKEVEKISDTEYHVYFYPSAALEAIKMGEFLDVDEEKIKKIVNIKLDFLNDQISLSEAKEKMNAAFDQITAQEFAICEQYLQKYGITDDTLAERMEEILKIFEDVLVSTELDLPLGHPIRTYLDETDAIKGVLKQMESLLQKKFIKNQWLEIYEKLSQINIHFSRKQNQLFAALERKGFDKPSKVMWTLDNNIKEIIKKAKTYLDENKDDVFIKLQDEVIEMVKDMMIKEIEILFPTAIELLSEEDFIEMRIGDDEIGYCLIEAPMPFGHQEVQNQTAASNDGLLKDLAAVLSKHGVLNTAPSNNEVLDVSQGKLTLEQINLIFKHLQVDLSYVDENEIVKFYSDTKHRVFPRSAGVIGRKVQNCHPRESVDTVERIIKAFRAGEQDQAEFWLEIGGKFIYIIYNAVRDEKGNFRGILEMMQDVTHIRSLTGSQRLLSWEIGHNSDEEQAEDGGKAVKLDVRSDSEDLQLVHEEIPKNAYGINKETILGHIVKEYPFIKDYLLTLSPKFAKLKNPFLFKTMSSVATLEMISERGELDVKDVIDKITREIEVQK is encoded by the coding sequence ATGAAAAGAGATATAACATATAAAACAATTGACGGCAGGGGAGAACATGAATCTTTTAGAGATTGTGTAACAAAGGCTATTGAAGATCTAAAGCCTGGTGAAGGGATCCATGTGATCAAAGATTTTGAGCCCTTTCCGATGTATAAAATGATGGAAGCTAAGGGGTTTGATAAAGAAGTTGAGAAAATAAGTGATACAGAGTATCACGTCTATTTTTATCCATCAGCAGCCTTAGAAGCTATAAAAATGGGAGAATTTTTAGATGTAGATGAAGAAAAGATAAAAAAAATCGTCAACATAAAATTGGATTTTTTAAATGATCAAATAAGTTTATCAGAGGCAAAAGAAAAAATGAATGCTGCTTTTGATCAAATTACTGCACAGGAATTTGCAATCTGTGAGCAATATTTGCAAAAGTATGGTATTACAGATGATACCCTTGCAGAGCGTATGGAAGAGATCTTAAAAATCTTTGAAGATGTTTTGGTGTCTACTGAATTAGACCTGCCACTGGGGCATCCTATTAGAACTTACCTGGATGAAACAGATGCTATTAAAGGCGTTCTTAAGCAAATGGAATCTTTGCTTCAAAAGAAGTTTATCAAGAATCAGTGGTTGGAAATCTATGAGAAACTCAGTCAAATTAATATTCATTTTAGCAGAAAGCAAAATCAACTATTCGCAGCACTTGAAAGAAAAGGGTTTGATAAGCCTTCTAAAGTAATGTGGACACTTGATAATAATATTAAAGAAATCATTAAAAAGGCTAAAACTTATTTAGATGAAAATAAAGATGATGTATTTATAAAGCTTCAAGATGAAGTCATTGAAATGGTAAAAGATATGATGATAAAGGAGATAGAGATTTTATTTCCAACAGCTATAGAATTGCTTTCAGAGGAAGACTTTATTGAAATGCGGATTGGTGATGATGAGATAGGGTATTGCCTGATAGAGGCTCCGATGCCTTTTGGTCATCAAGAGGTTCAAAATCAAACAGCAGCATCAAATGATGGACTGTTAAAAGACTTAGCAGCAGTTTTAAGTAAGCACGGTGTTTTAAATACTGCACCCAGTAATAATGAGGTATTGGATGTCAGTCAAGGCAAGCTGACCCTTGAACAGATTAATTTGATTTTTAAACACTTACAAGTAGACTTGTCTTACGTAGATGAAAATGAGATCGTTAAATTCTACAGTGATACAAAGCATAGGGTATTCCCAAGAAGCGCAGGTGTTATTGGACGTAAAGTGCAAAACTGCCATCCAAGAGAAAGTGTAGATACAGTTGAAAGAATCATCAAAGCCTTTAGAGCAGGAGAACAGGATCAAGCAGAATTTTGGCTTGAAATAGGCGGCAAGTTCATCTATATTATTTATAATGCAGTAAGAGATGAAAAAGGCAATTTCAGAGGTATTTTAGAAATGATGCAAGATGTAACCCATATTAGAAGTCTAACTGGCAGTCAAAGATTGTTATCTTGGGAAATAGGGCATAACAGTGATGAAGAACAAGCAGAAGATGGGGGAAAAGCAGTAAAATTAGATGTGAGATCAGATTCTGAAGACTTGCAGCTAGTCCATGAAGAAATACCTAAAAATGCCTATGGCATTAACAAAGAAACTATTCTAGGACATATTGTAAAAGAATATCCTTTTATAAAAGATTATTTGTTAACGTTGTCACCTAAATTTGCTAAATTAAAAAATCCTTTCTTATTCAAAACCATGTCCTCGGTAGCCACTTTGGAGATGATTAGTGAAAGAGGAGAACTTGATGTAAAGGATGTTATTGATAAAATAACTAGAGAAATAGAAGTACAAAAATAA
- a CDS encoding YbaN family protein, which produces MKIILVIIGTISLALGILGILLPVLPTTPFVLLTIACYLRSSPRLYHLVLSNKYLGPYVKDYVSGKGIPLKAKKKSIFLLWLTIGFSILFIIDKAFVKGMLVVIAACVSCYIWTRKTATEEETLEYSADEKCAD; this is translated from the coding sequence ATGAAAATTATACTCGTTATTATAGGAACCATTAGTTTAGCACTTGGTATTTTGGGGATTTTATTACCCGTATTACCAACAACGCCATTTGTGCTCTTAACAATTGCATGCTACCTAAGAAGCAGTCCTAGATTATATCACTTAGTGCTTTCAAATAAATATTTAGGGCCTTATGTTAAAGATTATGTCTCGGGCAAGGGTATTCCACTTAAAGCAAAGAAGAAATCTATCTTTCTTCTTTGGCTGACTATTGGATTTTCTATACTATTTATAATTGATAAGGCTTTTGTAAAAGGGATGTTAGTAGTTATTGCAGCCTGTGTTTCCTGTTATATATGGACGAGAAAGACCGCTACTGAGGAAGAGACGCTAGAGTATAGTGCTGACGAGAAGTGTGCTGATTAA
- the panB gene encoding 3-methyl-2-oxobutanoate hydroxymethyltransferase translates to MRFTIQSFLEAKAKKEKITMLTAYDYSMSKIIDEGGVDAILIGDSLGMVVQGYESTLEVTLEDMLYHCKSVARGAKRAMLIGDMPFLSYHISITEAVRNAGRMVQEGKVHAVKLEGGRSMVETIKAIVHAQIPVMGHLGLTPQSIHTLGGFKVQGKDEVKAKALIEDALTLEEAGVFGIVLEAVPEGLAQLICEKLHIPVIGIGAGKYCDGQVLVINDMLGIYSDFTPKFVKQYANLKVNINDAVSNYIEEVKTQRFPEAKHTFSMDGELLEKLYEEKRRQS, encoded by the coding sequence ATGAGATTTACAATACAATCTTTTTTAGAAGCTAAAGCGAAAAAAGAGAAGATCACAATGCTCACAGCTTACGATTATTCCATGTCCAAAATCATTGATGAAGGTGGTGTGGATGCCATCCTCATTGGCGATTCGCTGGGGATGGTTGTTCAGGGCTATGAGTCTACTTTAGAAGTAACACTTGAGGATATGCTTTATCATTGTAAAAGTGTAGCCAGAGGGGCCAAGAGAGCCATGTTGATCGGCGATATGCCTTTTTTATCTTATCATATCAGTATCACAGAAGCGGTGAGAAATGCGGGACGAATGGTCCAAGAAGGCAAAGTACATGCAGTTAAGCTAGAAGGCGGGCGATCTATGGTTGAAACGATTAAAGCCATTGTACATGCCCAGATTCCTGTGATGGGGCATTTAGGGTTAACGCCTCAATCTATCCATACTTTAGGCGGATTTAAAGTTCAGGGTAAAGATGAAGTTAAAGCTAAAGCATTAATTGAAGATGCGCTTACCTTAGAGGAAGCGGGAGTTTTTGGAATTGTGCTGGAAGCTGTTCCGGAGGGGCTTGCACAACTTATCTGTGAAAAACTGCATATACCTGTCATTGGTATTGGCGCTGGCAAGTACTGTGATGGGCAAGTATTAGTTATTAATGATATGTTGGGCATATACAGTGATTTTACGCCGAAGTTTGTCAAACAGTATGCCAACCTTAAAGTAAATATTAACGATGCGGTAAGTAACTATATTGAGGAAGTTAAAACGCAAAGATTTCCAGAAGCAAAACATACTTTTAGTATGGATGGGGAGCTGCTTGAAAAATTATATGAGGAAAAAAGGAGACAATCATGA
- the panC gene encoding pantoate--beta-alanine ligase, whose protein sequence is MSIIQTVQALNIWLDNHERSRKSLGFVPTMGYLHEGHLSLIREAKANNDLVIVSIFVNPTQFAPGEDFDKYPRNLERDYELSRAAGADVVFHPEVDEVYPDGAATQVEVTGALTQTLCGLSRPTHFKGVTTVVNILLNMVRPNQVYFGQKDAQQALIIKKMIRDLYMQVKLNICPIVREADGLAMSSRNVYLNPEERRQALILYRSIQKGEELVHQGVTDVREVIQAVQEEITKAPLAVIDYIEILEAKTLESIDTINDEVLLAVAVKFGKTRLIDNKLIKPQEGQLCF, encoded by the coding sequence ATGAGTATAATACAAACCGTACAAGCCTTAAACATTTGGTTAGATAATCATGAACGATCCAGAAAAAGCCTAGGCTTTGTTCCTACTATGGGCTATTTGCATGAAGGGCATCTATCTTTAATTAGAGAAGCAAAGGCCAATAATGATTTAGTAATAGTCAGTATTTTTGTGAACCCTACACAATTTGCCCCAGGAGAGGATTTTGATAAGTATCCGAGAAATCTTGAAAGGGATTATGAACTTTCAAGAGCGGCAGGTGCAGATGTGGTTTTTCATCCTGAGGTAGATGAAGTTTATCCAGATGGCGCGGCTACACAAGTAGAAGTAACGGGGGCACTTACACAAACCTTATGTGGTCTTTCTAGACCCACACACTTTAAGGGCGTCACCACAGTAGTCAATATTTTGTTAAACATGGTACGGCCCAATCAGGTATATTTTGGACAAAAGGATGCGCAGCAAGCTTTAATTATCAAGAAAATGATTAGAGATTTATATATGCAGGTTAAATTAAATATTTGTCCTATTGTAAGAGAAGCAGATGGTCTAGCTATGAGCTCTAGAAATGTTTATTTAAATCCAGAAGAGCGAAGGCAAGCGCTAATATTATATAGAAGTATTCAAAAGGGTGAAGAGCTAGTACATCAGGGTGTAACTGATGTTAGGGAAGTCATCCAGGCAGTTCAAGAAGAGATCACAAAGGCACCCTTAGCAGTTATTGATTATATTGAAATTTTGGAGGCGAAGACTCTAGAATCAATTGACACAATTAATGATGAGGTACTGCTTGCTGTGGCTGTTAAGTTTGGAAAAACACGTTTGATTGATAATAAGTTAATCAAACCTCAGGAGGGACAGCTATGTTTTTGA
- the panD gene encoding aspartate 1-decarboxylase, producing the protein MFLTLFKSKLHRATVTEANLNYVGSITIDAHLLRQANILPGEKVQVVNLNNGERFETYTIEGEAESGVVCLNGAAARLVQVGDKVIIIAYALMDAGEARTFKPNVLILDDDNHIVAIKDREIHGTNW; encoded by the coding sequence ATGTTTTTGACACTTTTTAAATCTAAACTGCACCGAGCAACAGTAACAGAGGCCAATCTTAATTATGTGGGAAGTATCACTATCGATGCGCATCTACTGAGGCAAGCCAATATTTTGCCTGGTGAAAAGGTTCAAGTAGTGAATCTTAATAACGGAGAACGGTTTGAAACCTATACCATAGAGGGAGAGGCAGAGAGTGGCGTTGTCTGTTTAAATGGCGCAGCAGCCCGCTTGGTACAAGTAGGCGACAAAGTTATTATCATCGCTTATGCGCTTATGGATGCTGGGGAAGCGCGTACATTTAAGCCTAATGTACTTATTTTGGACGATGACAATCACATTGTTGCAATTAAGGATAGAGAAATACATGGCACCAACTGGTAA